One window from the genome of Pararhizobium gei encodes:
- a CDS encoding hemerythrin domain-containing protein translates to MPDSHRASAVYPGCCEIECLSQEELGRHGVIEAMRLIHDKKVAICRELEDIADGLPAAVDALRCLSVAAKLLPVLRRAHDYEEKLIFPVYEKLASPGRNLSTDRLRAEHMSDECFAADLTGILLKIGHGGPVDQAETFGFMLRGFFDGLRRHVAFEDEHIVPAIRNTLNNRNVV, encoded by the coding sequence ATGCCAGACAGTCACAGGGCAAGCGCAGTTTATCCTGGGTGCTGCGAGATAGAATGTCTGTCGCAGGAAGAGCTTGGCAGGCACGGTGTGATCGAGGCCATGAGACTGATCCACGACAAGAAGGTGGCGATATGCCGGGAGCTTGAGGATATTGCGGACGGTTTGCCTGCGGCGGTTGATGCGCTGAGATGTCTTTCCGTCGCGGCAAAGCTGTTGCCTGTCCTGCGGCGCGCGCATGACTATGAAGAAAAGCTGATTTTTCCGGTTTATGAGAAGCTTGCGTCACCGGGCCGAAACCTATCGACCGACAGGCTGCGCGCCGAGCATATGTCCGACGAATGCTTTGCTGCGGATCTCACCGGTATCCTGTTGAAAATAGGCCATGGCGGCCCTGTCGATCAGGCCGAAACGTTTGGCTTTATGCTGCGCGGATTTTTCGACGGCCTCCGTCGCCATGTTGCCTTCGAGGACGAGCACATCGTCCCGGCCATTCGAAACACCCTTAACAACCGGAACGTAGTCTGA
- the rlmH gene encoding 23S rRNA (pseudouridine(1915)-N(3))-methyltransferase RlmH → MRVGLFAVGRLKAGPEKDLAARYLDRFSKAGPAIGLELSRVVEVAESRASSVDTRKKEEAVLLEKSLGESSLLILLDERGKTMDSEGFANLLAAFRDSGKRDLMVAIGGADGLDRALHEKADAVICLGKMTWPHQLVRILIAEQLYRAVTILSGHPYHRV, encoded by the coding sequence ATGCGGGTTGGTCTTTTTGCTGTGGGGCGTCTGAAGGCGGGTCCGGAGAAGGATCTCGCGGCGCGTTATCTGGACCGGTTTTCGAAAGCCGGCCCCGCAATCGGCCTGGAGTTGTCGCGCGTCGTGGAAGTGGCGGAGAGCCGCGCTTCAAGCGTCGACACCCGCAAGAAAGAAGAGGCCGTCCTTCTCGAAAAATCACTTGGCGAAAGCAGCCTGCTGATCCTGCTGGACGAGCGCGGTAAGACCATGGATTCGGAAGGCTTTGCAAATCTCCTTGCAGCGTTTCGCGACAGCGGCAAGCGCGATTTGATGGTAGCAATTGGCGGTGCCGACGGGTTGGATCGCGCGCTTCACGAAAAGGCTGATGCCGTCATCTGTCTGGGCAAGATGACATGGCCTCACCAACTGGTGCGAATTCTGATCGCCGAGCAACTTTACCGCGCCGTCACCATTTTATCCGGTCACCCCTATCATAGGGTCTAG
- a CDS encoding Crp/Fnr family transcriptional regulator: MSERKDGDLSDVPVLCMTCEARLRGVCGVLDPDQLVSLARTSSKKRLETGAELIGEAQVIEGYSNILSGVVKLTKGLPDGREQIVGLQFAPDFMGRPFQAESAITAQAATNVVLCSFPKRTIETLIRQSPQLEHFLLKQTLRELDEARDWMLTLGRKNALEKVASYLLLIANAIDPAIQPDSQTIAFDLPMSRLEIADFLGLTIETVSRQLTKLRIDGVIEVSQNRHVEVANPDRLRLRSGC; encoded by the coding sequence ATGAGCGAACGAAAAGACGGCGACCTTTCCGACGTGCCCGTCCTTTGCATGACCTGCGAGGCAAGGCTTCGGGGCGTTTGCGGCGTCCTTGATCCGGATCAGCTGGTGTCGCTCGCCAGAACATCTTCGAAAAAACGACTGGAAACGGGGGCGGAACTGATCGGCGAAGCGCAGGTTATCGAAGGTTATTCCAACATCCTGTCGGGGGTCGTGAAGCTCACGAAGGGGCTGCCCGACGGTCGCGAACAGATTGTCGGCCTCCAGTTCGCGCCGGATTTCATGGGGCGGCCGTTTCAGGCCGAGAGCGCCATCACCGCACAGGCCGCCACCAATGTTGTTCTCTGTTCCTTTCCGAAGCGGACAATCGAGACGCTGATCAGGCAATCGCCGCAGCTTGAGCACTTTCTTCTGAAGCAGACCCTGCGGGAACTCGACGAAGCGCGGGACTGGATGCTGACGCTCGGCCGGAAGAACGCATTGGAGAAGGTTGCGAGTTATCTGCTGCTGATTGCCAACGCGATTGATCCGGCCATCCAGCCGGATTCGCAGACGATCGCCTTCGACCTGCCGATGTCGCGGCTGGAGATTGCAGATTTTCTGGGTCTTACGATCGAGACCGTCAGCCGCCAGCTGACGAAGCTTCGCATCGATGGTGTCATCGAGGTCAGCCAGAACCGGCATGTCGAGGTCGCGAACCCGGATCGCCTCAGACTACGTTCCGGTTGTTAA
- a CDS encoding site-specific integrase, translated as MPDDSQSTEDKSQILPVPSEPSPQPVHLQDLTNRARGYIEAASSINTRRAYASDWKHFAAWCRRSNLSPLPPVPQTVGLYITACASGTVERAGKPNSVSTIERRLSSLSWNYTQRGLALDRKDRHIATVMAGIRNSHARPPVQKEAVLAEDIIAMLETLDRGTLRGLRDRAMLLIGYAGGLRRSEIVGLDLKADQTEDGRGWIEIFDVGMLVTLRGKTGWREVEVGRGSSDTTCPVVAMETWIRFARLAHGPVFRRVTGQGKAVGSERLNDREVARLVKRAAMAAGVRGDLSEIERAFKFSGHSLRAGLASSAEVDERYVQKQLGHASAEMTRRYQRRRDRFKINLTKASGL; from the coding sequence ATGCCCGATGATTCCCAATCGACCGAAGACAAATCCCAGATCCTTCCTGTTCCGAGTGAGCCCTCTCCCCAGCCGGTGCATCTGCAGGACCTGACCAATCGTGCCCGAGGGTATATCGAGGCGGCCAGTTCCATCAACACCCGCAGAGCCTATGCCAGCGACTGGAAGCATTTTGCCGCCTGGTGCAGGCGCTCCAATCTCTCTCCTCTCCCTCCGGTTCCGCAGACGGTCGGGCTTTACATCACCGCCTGTGCCTCCGGAACGGTCGAGCGAGCAGGCAAGCCGAACTCCGTTTCAACGATTGAGCGTCGTCTATCTTCTCTTTCCTGGAACTACACCCAGCGTGGCCTCGCGCTCGATCGGAAGGACCGCCATATAGCCACGGTCATGGCCGGCATCCGCAACAGCCATGCCCGTCCCCCCGTGCAAAAGGAAGCGGTGCTGGCCGAGGACATCATCGCCATGCTGGAAACACTCGATCGGGGAACCCTTCGCGGTCTACGCGATCGGGCCATGCTGCTGATCGGCTATGCCGGCGGGCTGCGGCGTTCCGAGATCGTCGGTCTCGACTTGAAGGCCGACCAGACAGAGGACGGCCGCGGCTGGATCGAGATTTTCGACGTGGGCATGCTTGTCACCCTGAGGGGCAAGACGGGGTGGCGCGAGGTCGAAGTCGGACGAGGTTCTTCCGACACCACCTGCCCTGTCGTCGCAATGGAGACGTGGATCAGGTTTGCCCGGCTCGCCCATGGCCCTGTCTTCCGTCGCGTCACGGGCCAGGGTAAGGCCGTGGGATCCGAGCGGCTGAACGACAGGGAGGTGGCGCGACTGGTTAAGCGTGCTGCAATGGCCGCCGGCGTCCGAGGAGATCTGAGTGAAATCGAGCGCGCTTTCAAATTCTCCGGTCACTCGCTGCGGGCCGGCCTCGCCTCTTCCGCCGAGGTCGATGAGCGGTACGTCCAGAAACAGCTCGGTCACGCCTCGGCCGAGATGACCCGCCGATACCAGCGCCGCAGGGACCGCTTCAAGATCAATCTGACCAAGGCTTCGGGACTTTAG
- a CDS encoding type II toxin-antitoxin system VapB family antitoxin: MSLSIKDPEAHRLAQAISHATGESMTRVVTEALRERFAKLERRKGRATVEELLAIADRAAAHVKSPYVDHADFLYDENGIPK, translated from the coding sequence GTGAGCCTTAGCATCAAGGATCCGGAAGCCCATCGTCTGGCCCAGGCAATCTCCCATGCCACGGGAGAAAGCATGACCCGCGTCGTGACCGAAGCGTTGCGTGAGCGTTTTGCCAAGCTGGAACGCCGAAAAGGTCGTGCGACTGTCGAGGAACTGCTGGCGATCGCCGACCGCGCCGCCGCCCACGTCAAAAGCCCGTATGTCGATCACGCCGATTTTCTCTATGACGAGAACGGCATCCCGAAATGA
- a CDS encoding type II toxin-antitoxin system VapC family toxin — protein MIVDTSALVAILYREAEAASFVERIHEAETARISVANYVELSMVVESQLGSNGMRQAEAFFRRAGIIIEPVTVEHGELARQAFLDFGKGRHKASLNFGDCFAYALAKASGEPLLFKGNDFSQTDVQAA, from the coding sequence ATGATTGTCGATACTTCCGCGCTGGTCGCAATCCTTTATCGTGAGGCCGAAGCAGCAAGTTTTGTAGAACGTATCCATGAGGCTGAAACAGCTCGGATCAGTGTGGCAAATTATGTCGAGTTGTCCATGGTGGTGGAAAGCCAGTTGGGATCCAATGGCATGCGACAGGCCGAAGCATTCTTCCGCCGTGCCGGCATTATCATCGAACCTGTCACGGTTGAGCATGGAGAGCTGGCTCGGCAGGCTTTTCTCGATTTCGGCAAAGGGCGCCACAAAGCCAGCCTCAATTTTGGCGATTGCTTTGCCTATGCCCTTGCCAAGGCCTCCGGCGAACCGTTGCTCTTCAAAGGTAACGACTTCTCGCAAACCGACGTCCAGGCGGCTTGA
- a CDS encoding PAS domain S-box protein, producing MLRLIPKISKKAACLIVALAVCLSILLAFFAHDTVVGPGTFSLFLPAVLVASVLLGFAPTLMTAGLLGVTAIFLQARSDISSEMPWLELGLFFVVAIAIAAIGEGLRGARETARHAGIALAVQETHLKTILDTVLDATIVSEQDGTIVSFNAAAVRQFGYAEEEAVGQNLRILMPQPYRKEHDGYMHRYLATGEKRIIGVDRVVVGRRKDGSTFPMKLAVGEMRSGDKAFFTGFVRDLTEREESAARLEEIQGELARLARLNEMGEMASTLAHELNQPLSAIANYVHGCSRLLRGIDTDAAAMMREALDEAASQSLRAGQIIKHLREFVTKGETDKAPQNIRQLVEEAGALALVGSREKGVRTVFDYRPGAEMVMVDHIQIQQVLTNLMRNAIEAMKHAAEKELIVRTQPGAPGEVAVTVEDTGSGIPEEISAQLFKPFTTTKPGGMGIGLSISKRIVEAHGGTMTVSHTAAGGASFRFTLPAYDEKEAHVEG from the coding sequence ATGCTGAGACTGATCCCGAAAATCTCTAAAAAAGCCGCCTGTCTGATCGTCGCTCTGGCCGTCTGTCTTTCCATTCTCCTTGCCTTTTTCGCGCACGACACCGTAGTAGGCCCCGGGACGTTCAGTCTGTTTCTTCCGGCGGTTCTGGTGGCATCCGTGTTGCTTGGGTTTGCCCCGACGCTCATGACCGCAGGCCTTCTAGGCGTCACGGCGATTTTCCTTCAAGCACGTTCGGACATAAGTTCTGAAATGCCGTGGCTTGAACTCGGGCTGTTTTTTGTCGTCGCCATAGCGATTGCGGCGATTGGGGAGGGGTTGAGAGGTGCGCGCGAAACCGCGAGACATGCCGGGATTGCCCTTGCTGTGCAGGAGACGCATCTCAAGACGATTCTTGATACCGTGCTCGACGCCACCATTGTCAGCGAGCAGGATGGCACGATCGTTTCCTTCAATGCCGCCGCCGTCCGGCAGTTCGGATATGCGGAAGAGGAGGCCGTCGGGCAGAACCTGCGGATCTTGATGCCGCAGCCCTACCGGAAAGAACATGACGGTTACATGCACCGCTATCTGGCGACGGGCGAGAAGCGCATTATCGGTGTCGATCGCGTGGTTGTCGGACGGCGAAAGGACGGCTCGACCTTTCCGATGAAGCTTGCCGTCGGCGAAATGCGCTCTGGAGACAAGGCCTTCTTCACGGGCTTCGTGCGGGATCTCACCGAACGGGAGGAATCCGCTGCGCGGCTTGAGGAAATCCAGGGCGAACTGGCGAGACTGGCGCGCCTGAACGAGATGGGCGAGATGGCATCGACGCTCGCCCATGAGCTTAATCAGCCCCTTTCGGCAATTGCCAATTATGTCCATGGCTGTTCGCGGCTCTTGCGCGGTATCGACACCGATGCGGCGGCGATGATGCGGGAGGCGCTTGACGAGGCGGCGAGCCAGTCGCTCCGAGCCGGCCAGATCATCAAGCACTTGCGGGAATTCGTCACGAAAGGCGAGACCGACAAGGCGCCTCAGAATATCCGGCAGCTTGTCGAGGAAGCAGGCGCGCTGGCCTTGGTCGGCTCGCGCGAAAAAGGCGTGCGGACGGTTTTCGACTATCGCCCTGGAGCGGAAATGGTGATGGTCGATCACATTCAAATCCAGCAGGTACTGACGAACCTCATGCGCAACGCCATCGAAGCGATGAAACATGCCGCGGAAAAAGAACTGATCGTCCGGACGCAACCGGGCGCTCCTGGCGAAGTTGCCGTCACCGTCGAGGACACCGGCTCCGGCATTCCCGAGGAAATTTCCGCCCAACTCTTCAAGCCGTTCACGACGACCAAACCCGGCGGCATGGGGATCGGGCTGTCCATATCAAAGCGCATCGTCGAAGCCCATGGGGGAACGATGACCGTGTCGCATACTGCTGCCGGAGGCGCGAGTTTCCGGTTTACCCTTCCAGCTTATGATGAGAAGGAAGCCCATGTCGAAGGATGA
- a CDS encoding transcriptional regulator produces MQPRQTIVAIAMDDALLRSLAFALGVEGYSVQPYKTWQAARAMMATSICVIVDVDICRDDADARRSLLDPDSRIVLLSDGMPPPALSPSVCVIPKPLDGVDILVGVDQFRNAHT; encoded by the coding sequence TTGCAGCCACGACAGACCATTGTTGCAATTGCCATGGATGATGCCTTGTTGCGCTCGCTTGCGTTCGCGCTCGGAGTCGAAGGGTATAGCGTTCAACCCTACAAGACATGGCAGGCGGCGCGCGCCATGATGGCGACGTCGATTTGCGTGATTGTCGATGTCGATATCTGCCGCGACGATGCGGATGCCAGGCGGTCGCTGCTGGACCCTGACAGCAGGATTGTTCTGCTGTCCGACGGCATGCCTCCACCAGCCCTATCGCCGAGTGTCTGTGTCATTCCGAAACCGCTCGACGGAGTGGATATTCTGGTGGGGGTCGATCAATTTCGCAATGCGCATACGTAA
- a CDS encoding helix-turn-helix domain-containing protein, translated as MFAGARPANGHSRQTPGAATTACLQRPRQISLIGPDEEIYRQGGRSGSLYRVEFGAVRIYRLHADGRRHVVSFHLAGETFGLEVGRTRSFFAEAMVHTGLTSAGSTSGETASQELMALALGEMIRAREHLLVLGRQSALEKLAAFLLDISDRQGDLNPIDLPMSRIDIGDYLGMTIETVSRSFSKFRDEGVLRLHNARTVELLRPEKLRQLCQ; from the coding sequence ATGTTCGCAGGCGCACGTCCGGCCAACGGCCACTCCAGACAAACTCCCGGCGCAGCAACAACCGCCTGTCTCCAGCGGCCGCGGCAGATCAGCCTGATCGGACCCGATGAGGAAATCTACCGCCAGGGGGGTAGATCCGGTTCCCTCTACCGGGTCGAGTTCGGTGCCGTCCGTATCTATCGGTTGCACGCCGATGGCCGGCGGCACGTTGTCTCCTTTCATCTGGCAGGCGAAACTTTCGGGCTCGAGGTCGGCCGCACCCGCAGCTTCTTTGCGGAGGCAATGGTGCATACGGGTCTCACCAGCGCAGGCAGCACATCGGGCGAGACGGCTTCGCAGGAGCTCATGGCCTTGGCACTTGGCGAAATGATCCGTGCGCGGGAGCATCTGCTTGTTCTTGGCCGGCAGAGCGCATTGGAAAAGCTTGCGGCGTTCCTGCTGGATATCTCAGACCGACAGGGTGACCTCAACCCGATCGACCTTCCCATGAGCCGCATAGACATCGGCGACTATCTTGGAATGACCATCGAAACCGTTTCCCGCAGCTTCTCGAAATTCAGGGACGAAGGAGTCCTGCGGCTGCACAACGCGCGGACGGTGGAACTTCTCAGACCGGAAAAGCTGCGGCAGTTGTGCCAATAG
- a CDS encoding LysR family transcriptional regulator, with protein MELSDLRVFRTVVEAGGITRAAERLHRVQSNVTTRIKKLEDDLGVELFAREGKRLHLTSAGTLLLTYAEQMLVLAERAREAVTEETPRGLLRLGAMESTAAVRLPRPLTALHRLYPEINVELRTGASRQLTQQVLAGELDAALIAGFVNDPRLEVLPTFAEELVVVANATHGRIAQPSDVKNRAILAFRAGCHYRQRLEDWFAKDGVPVERIVEVASYHAILGCAAAGMGVAMVPRSVLDGYAERAQLSLHDLDDTFRLARTSMIWRKDVSRVKIMALGNLLTPDFAGTENVAEKHHVA; from the coding sequence ATGGAACTTTCCGATCTCCGTGTATTCCGCACCGTCGTCGAAGCTGGCGGAATCACTCGCGCAGCCGAACGCCTGCACAGGGTCCAGTCCAACGTGACGACGCGGATCAAGAAGCTCGAAGATGACCTCGGCGTGGAATTGTTCGCGCGCGAGGGGAAGCGGCTGCATCTGACGTCGGCCGGAACGCTGCTTTTGACCTATGCCGAACAGATGCTGGTGCTGGCGGAGCGGGCACGGGAAGCCGTGACGGAGGAAACGCCTCGCGGACTTTTGCGTCTCGGCGCAATGGAAAGTACGGCGGCTGTCCGTTTGCCGAGGCCGTTGACGGCGCTGCACAGGCTCTACCCGGAGATCAATGTCGAATTGCGCACCGGGGCAAGCCGTCAGTTGACGCAGCAGGTGCTGGCCGGCGAACTCGACGCGGCGTTGATTGCCGGGTTCGTCAACGATCCCCGACTTGAGGTATTGCCGACATTTGCCGAGGAGCTGGTGGTCGTGGCCAATGCGACCCATGGGCGGATCGCGCAGCCGTCGGATGTGAAAAATCGGGCGATTCTTGCCTTTCGCGCCGGTTGCCATTACCGGCAAAGGCTTGAGGACTGGTTCGCCAAAGACGGTGTGCCGGTAGAGCGGATTGTCGAGGTTGCCTCATACCACGCGATTCTCGGATGTGCGGCGGCGGGGATGGGTGTGGCAATGGTCCCGCGCAGCGTTCTTGATGGCTACGCAGAACGCGCGCAACTGAGCCTGCATGATCTCGACGACACTTTCAGGCTTGCGCGCACCTCGATGATCTGGCGCAAGGATGTGTCGCGCGTCAAGATAATGGCCCTGGGCAACCTGCTGACCCCGGATTTCGCCGGCACCGAAAACGTTGCAGAGAAGCATCACGTGGCGTGA
- a CDS encoding calcium-binding protein, producing the protein MAYTIHGTEAADTAVNGTKLIGHLNATDLIYGYGGNDQIDGLSGDDRLYGMNGDDILVGGAGQDVLYGGLDNDRLYGGTGNDTLDGGNGHDQLFGGGGTDSLYGGSGDDVLDGGTGANTLAGGWGSDSYIVRSSSDLVVEKTGQGTDMVKVGLGYYTLGDYVENGEIVTTDGATLRGNDLVNKLFGNAGNDKLYGFAGNDLLIGNDGLDVLHGGTGADYMIGGKGNDTYFVDNAGDQVIENGAALGGTDTVVTTLNSFTLGEFAENLTKDGAGSFAGTGNGARNTLIGASSGDQLFGLGGNDVLHGNGGNDILHGGNGDDLIDGGAGADFIDGGSGIDTVTYAGEISGVVVNLATGHGASGDIYEDIENVVGSARGDTLSGDAASNMLIAGAGHDTLTGGGGGDILDGGAGHDTASYQASASAVSVDLAAGLGSGGDAQGDSLSSIEQVLGSAFGDTLDGDQAVNYLVGGQGADSLDGREGADFLSGDQGDDILVGGSGNDAFIGGTGNDSLLGGSGADQFSFLDTFGYDRIEDFEVGSDTIYIDNANFGGLTFSASGNDTLVSIDGELSTILLVDIKPAELSASDFLF; encoded by the coding sequence ATGGCTTATACAATACATGGAACAGAAGCCGCTGACACGGCTGTCAACGGCACCAAGCTGATCGGACATCTCAATGCTACGGACTTGATCTACGGCTACGGCGGCAATGACCAGATCGACGGCCTGAGCGGGGACGATCGCCTCTATGGCATGAACGGCGACGATATCCTTGTCGGCGGCGCCGGGCAGGACGTCCTCTACGGCGGTCTCGACAATGACCGTCTCTACGGCGGAACCGGCAATGATACGCTCGACGGCGGCAACGGGCACGACCAGCTTTTTGGCGGTGGAGGCACGGATTCGCTCTATGGCGGCTCCGGCGACGATGTTCTTGATGGCGGCACGGGAGCGAATACGCTGGCCGGCGGCTGGGGCAGTGACAGTTATATCGTGCGGAGCAGCAGCGATCTGGTGGTCGAGAAGACGGGCCAGGGAACCGACATGGTGAAGGTCGGCTTGGGTTATTACACGCTTGGCGATTATGTCGAGAACGGCGAGATCGTCACGACAGACGGCGCCACCCTGCGCGGCAACGATCTCGTCAACAAGCTGTTTGGCAACGCCGGCAATGACAAGCTTTATGGCTTTGCCGGCAACGATCTTCTGATTGGCAATGACGGCCTGGACGTCCTCCACGGTGGCACCGGCGCCGACTATATGATCGGCGGCAAGGGGAACGACACCTACTTCGTCGACAATGCCGGCGACCAGGTCATCGAAAACGGAGCCGCCCTCGGTGGAACCGATACAGTGGTCACCACCCTGAACAGCTTTACCCTTGGAGAATTTGCCGAAAACCTGACCAAGGACGGTGCCGGCAGCTTCGCCGGTACCGGCAACGGAGCCCGCAATACGTTGATCGGCGCATCGTCGGGAGATCAGCTCTTTGGCCTTGGGGGAAACGACGTGCTCCATGGAAACGGTGGTAACGACATCCTGCATGGCGGCAACGGCGATGATCTCATCGACGGCGGCGCCGGGGCCGACTTCATCGATGGCGGGTCTGGCATCGATACGGTCACCTATGCCGGCGAAATATCGGGGGTCGTGGTCAATCTTGCGACCGGTCACGGAGCGTCCGGCGACATCTATGAGGACATCGAGAATGTCGTCGGCTCCGCGCGGGGCGACACGCTGAGCGGCGATGCCGCGTCCAACATGCTGATAGCCGGCGCCGGTCACGACACGCTCACTGGCGGCGGCGGCGGCGATATCCTCGATGGCGGTGCCGGTCACGATACGGCATCCTATCAGGCCAGTGCTTCGGCCGTGTCCGTCGATCTGGCCGCCGGTCTTGGTTCGGGAGGCGATGCGCAGGGGGATAGCCTTAGCAGTATAGAACAGGTGCTCGGCAGCGCCTTCGGCGATACGCTCGATGGCGACCAGGCCGTAAACTATCTGGTCGGCGGTCAGGGAGCCGACAGTCTCGATGGTCGCGAGGGTGCAGATTTTCTCTCAGGGGATCAGGGCGACGATATCCTCGTCGGCGGGAGTGGCAACGATGCGTTCATCGGCGGCACCGGCAATGACAGCCTGCTTGGCGGGAGTGGCGCCGACCAATTCTCGTTCCTGGATACATTCGGCTATGACCGCATCGAAGATTTCGAAGTCGGTTCCGACACGATCTATATCGACAACGCAAACTTTGGCGGGCTGACCTTCTCGGCGTCCGGCAATGATACGCTGGTGTCCATCGACGGCGAACTCAGCACGATCCTTCTCGTCGATATCAAGCCTGCCGAACTCTCGGCATCTGACTTCCTGTTCTGA
- the fixJ gene encoding response regulator FixJ: MSKDDFTVHIVDDEEPVRKSLAFMLTMNGFAVRIHESATAFLQFAPVARDAVLITDLRMPDMTGVELIRNLASLQNKIPSLVITGHGDVPMAVDAMKAGAIDFIEKPFEDTVIIDAIRRAAGQLHNQRIPTDSIKEVRERLATLSDRERQVLSAVVAGLPNKAIAYDLDISPRTVEVHRSNVMGKMNAKSLPELVRMALAAGFGPS; encoded by the coding sequence ATGTCGAAGGATGATTTTACCGTCCATATCGTTGATGACGAAGAACCGGTCCGGAAATCGCTGGCCTTCATGCTGACGATGAACGGCTTTGCCGTGCGCATCCATGAATCGGCCACGGCTTTCCTGCAGTTTGCGCCCGTGGCGCGCGATGCCGTCCTGATAACGGACCTTCGCATGCCGGATATGACGGGCGTCGAGCTGATCAGGAACCTTGCGTCCCTGCAGAACAAGATCCCCTCGCTGGTGATCACGGGACATGGCGATGTACCGATGGCCGTCGATGCCATGAAAGCCGGAGCCATCGATTTTATCGAGAAGCCGTTTGAAGATACCGTCATCATCGACGCGATCCGACGGGCGGCTGGACAGTTGCACAACCAGAGAATACCAACGGATTCGATCAAAGAGGTGCGGGAGCGCCTGGCGACGCTTAGCGACCGCGAACGACAGGTGCTTTCCGCCGTGGTTGCCGGCCTGCCGAACAAGGCGATCGCCTATGATCTGGATATCAGCCCGCGGACGGTCGAGGTTCACAGGTCCAATGTCATGGGCAAGATGAACGCCAAGAGCCTGCCTGAACTGGTGCGGATGGCATTGGCAGCCGGCTTCGGGCCAAGCTGA
- a CDS encoding pseudoazurin, which produces MGKFITSIISGTVLAASFAFAASAADFEIHMLNKGKNGAMVFEPAGIKIAKGDSITFIPTDKGHNAEAVKGLIPEGATLFRGKVNESIKVTFDIPGAYAIKCLPHFGMGMIAVVIVDDALANLDVIKAAKLPKKARERLDAEVVALGL; this is translated from the coding sequence GTGGGTAAGTTCATCACATCAATCATCAGCGGCACTGTCTTGGCGGCGTCCTTCGCGTTTGCCGCCAGCGCTGCCGACTTCGAAATTCATATGCTCAACAAGGGCAAGAACGGCGCGATGGTCTTTGAGCCCGCCGGGATCAAGATCGCCAAGGGCGACAGCATCACCTTCATTCCGACCGACAAGGGCCACAATGCCGAGGCCGTCAAGGGACTGATCCCCGAGGGAGCAACCCTGTTCAGGGGCAAGGTCAATGAAAGCATCAAGGTTACATTCGACATCCCAGGCGCCTACGCGATCAAGTGCTTGCCGCATTTCGGCATGGGCATGATCGCTGTCGTCATCGTCGATGATGCGCTGGCGAACCTTGACGTCATCAAGGCTGCGAAACTCCCCAAGAAAGCGCGGGAGCGGCTCGATGCGGAGGTCGTTGCACTCGGCCTTTGA